The segment taaataaaaacagtcaaCTGTTTCTAGTCGTGTTTTTAGTATTGGTGATGGGGAGGGTGGCGTTGGATTTGAAATGCAGACCAATGTAAATGAATTCGCTGCCAGGCGAGATACTGGTGGGTTATGTCCCTTCATAGGAAACACATACTTTCAGAGTTGTTACCCTTACACTCACCATTTAGTCTATTATTAcccataacctatttctttactaccccttGTTATTATTTTTGGCCTCGTCTACTattcctacacatatacacaagcatacacatctaGTACTGCAGATGTTTAAATTATAAATGTCACAATTTCTTGGGGGTTTATAAGTCATTTCTGATATAGCTCTTGTATCAGAAGAATTTGGGAAAGCatgagacagacagaaaacgTTTGGAGAGTAAAGCGAAGACACCTGTATCACAGTCTATAAGAATTGGTCAGTAATTAATCTGACCAAATCTTGTGAAATGTTATTGGCCACGTGGCGAAATATTTTGATACCTGATAACATAaactattagaaatatatataaaagtgaatacAGCAATGATAACGAGATTTTAACAGCTACAAATATTCTGCAGCAGAAAAAAAGTTACATATGTTTAAACAGATTTTTATCTGATTACAAATCTTTAATTCATATCTGAGTTAAGACAGCACGCGGCACAATTTTGAATCAACAAAATTCATTTTACGTGTACTTTAAATTTCCGAAAGTAGAGACAACATCAACTGTACTATATCGATTACTCTAAACATTcacttgtttatatttctatttacttaaaaataactgaaaattaaTTCGCGCTTATCACCTTGATACTTGTATAATAACGAAGACTTATGAATAAAGAatagaaattaatgaaataaataaggagaaaaaagattttgaaatttaaaaaaaaattatttattctataATACAAAAGTTTATGACAAATTAAAAGTAATGAAATGTTAGTTGTAAATCTGAAtggttaaaaataaaagtaaaaaactcACGATTTATATGGAAATAATTAGCAAATTAAGAGTCGTATAAAAattgatgaaatataataaaaatgaatgagaCGTCGATTGAGATGATATAGTGTTTGTATGTAGAGGAATGTGAGTGTAGAACATTGAGAATTAAAGAGAAATGTTTCCATGTTCAACTGTGTAAagttaatatgaataaaatacatgTGAACTGTCGCAATAAAGAACGGTGAGAAATTGATgtctatttacattttatatacattaaaacacACCTGAATGTAGCAGCAGGTTGTGTTACATATGCACAGCCATAGAGAAAAAGTTCAATTCTTACTTTACTATGTAGGAAACAGTATGGACTTCGCTCACTATTATCATTTGTTAGGTTTTCTGTGTAATTTCTATAGAGTGTAGAAATATGTTAGTCAGTTTTCAGCGCGTTGTCCGTGTTACTTGGCGACACGGATTTGTTTAAAAAGGGAAACTGTTTCTTGAaatctgtgtctgtgttgtgaAGTACCTCAAGGAAATCAACCACTAATTCATCCAATAATTGTTCATTGAGAGAAGTGTCCATATAAAAATGCCATGGATTTTGTTGGGAAGACAACGGAATCTTCCAGTTACCCCATtcaataaacaaatgtatacagATAGATGCGATAGTTTTTGCCGTATATTTGAGAGAGAACTTCGTTAAAATCAGACAGCATGTAGCAAACTGGTTAATTATTTTCACTAATTTACCTTCGAGTTTGATTATGTTACATACTTTGATAATATGAGATTGGGGTAGTGTAATGCGAAAATCGAAGTTTAAACAAACTAAAAGGGCTTCTTCATAAAGGAAAAAGTCTTTGGCTATCCGATTAATggtagttttgtttttttctaaatgtaGATATTGTTGGAAATATGTTTGACTTTCGACAATCACTTGCTCAACAGCAAGCAATTTATCATCGAATTTAGCAGCGAAAAACAAACACACGGGTCCCATGAGTTTATAACTAAACTGGTGGAAGGAGTTATACATATAGAATCGGTGCATATAAACTACGGCAATGTTTAGTATATATTCGCTTAACATCAATCGTTGGTTAATGTATAACATAAACATACCTGTTTTCTGACGATAAAGTAATTCGTTTTCATAGGTAAAGTTATCAGGTTGATATTTTCGCTTGAAAATCTCAACAATTTGTTCTTCGCTGAAAATCCAGTCTGTTTTTCGTGGCGCATTTCCATTGGAGCTTTCAGGTAAATCATTCATCGGAGTTTCATTAGTTTGTTGATTATCAGCAATTTCCACCTGTAAGGAATTCTCAGTATTCGCCATTTGATCTATGTAAAAATAAATCTCGTTCTTTATGTCTTTTTGAGTTAATCGATAAAGTTTCGGCTGTTTGGCGTCTGAAATCAGTATTTTCTTGGAGAGTTCGGTTGGAAAAATTGCTTTCGTGGTCAGTGGGTATTGGCGAAGCGGAAGCAGCGGGAGCAAAAACTTGACTGTCCCCTGTCACGGACCCTCTTTCTTATATATACCCCAACAGGTGTCGCCTGCCGAAAGGGGTGAGCGGAAGTGGATCCCGGGAATCTAGCCTAATTAAAGGTGCGTCATAAACGCCGATGGAGTGTAAACTCACCTTTAAGTAAAATAGCCTTTTAATTGAATTCATAGAAGatagaaatttataaattgaAGTTCACCACATCTGTATTAGCAAAAGTAGAacagatttataaaatatttaaaaattatactttcattaattttgttatatttgtattttaacatgtatattaAACCTTTTTCTGAATATCGACAATTAACtgctaaaattttttattttatctgctTCGTATTTTGcttcatacaaacaaaaatacatatcgTTGAAATCTGTTTGCTTTTCcaacataaataaacaacaataaaaaagatgTTTATGTAAACGACTTAACCACGAcgttgcacacaaacacacagagaaataccCACAGCTACGCATGTGATGAATCGCTTTTAATGAAAACCACTTTTATTGTGAAAAAGAACCAGGAGAACTTATAAAAATGCATCTTTTCTGTGTGGTTCACAGTTactgatattttaaaattgtctgaaaattttcaaacttgGTATATTAATGAAATTTCTCACACTGAATTTGGTGTTGTTATTCAATTGTTGCAGAAAAATTTGAGAAGCATGTTATAGAGGCTTAAAGGTTGATTATTTTCATCGAATAATGAAGTAGGATTTGAAAAGCCGATAGCAACACGACAACGTTAGACAAAACATTACGACGACGTCGacagaagttttaataagttttacttTTGAATATAATCTCTACAGATTTATGTGAGACCGTCTCCCTCCGTgtcattaataaattttaatgaatgaAATCATGCGAAATGTTGTAAGAGGcatgtaaagaatataaaaaggcCAAATGGTGAGTGAGGTGGCGACAGGACAACAACACAAGTGTAAAGTAGATCTgcttggaaagcagacactaCCTCGACTTGTTACCATGGAAACTGGCACCGATGTGTTTGTGgttttcgattggctaaaattactcaaaatttacaaattttaaatgctattaacattatatttattttttttatggcgAAAAGGAATTTCGTTTCTATAATTGGCATAGAAAACGTACATCAATACTCAGAAATTGCAATGAATTGGACGAAAATTAAACGAAATGAAATTTGTGAGTGAAAAGATCCATAAAAAGTATGTTGCAAATGGAAACTGTATTATCGAACGTGTCGTTGCGAAGCGTCAGGATACTCTGATGTAGTTGTTGAATGGCCAAAGGCTTTCCAGGTACGACGACCTAGCAGAATGCAGCCGGGAGTGGACTATACAATGTCTGGTTTTATTTGTAAGACGGGAGGCTTTGAGCTGCTGAGGGACGATTGGCTATTGCCTATTTAGATGACAATGGAAATTTAGAGGAAATATTGTGTGATGTCTGGTGTCTGACTGGTCTTGTTTGGTTTTCTATTTCTTATGTGTAGAAAATAGCACATAAGGCCCAATCGAGGGCGATTGTCTTCTGATGTCCACGAAGGGCTATTATTGCATTCTGTTgctctaattaatattaatgataatttctaGTAAAACAGTCTACTATTTATGCTTCTCAGCATTACAAGGATGAACGGCAAATATGGGCCTTGACGtttttgaacgcagaacataactATATGGCAGCGTCCATTTCGCTTGATACTCTTTCGATTGTTCATTGGAGTAGAAAGCCCTGTAGTGCTCTTACGAAAGTTTGTCTCTTATGGACAGGAAGGATTGTCatgagggttctaagcacttggaaGATTGGTGAAAACTTGTGTATCCCTAAGGTTAGAGGTAGTAACCCGCTAACCACATAATTCCTGTCAGGAATATGACCGAACGTGAGCCAAAACCaaaatgataattacaataataatcttttcctcAATAGGTACTAGGCCAGAAATTATTGGAGAGGGGGGgcattcgattacatcgaccccagtgtgtaactagtacttcatcgactccgaaaggatgaacggcaaagtcgacctcaggggaatttgaactgagaacgtagcggcagacgaaatacctatttctttactacccacaaaggactaaacaccgaggggacaaacaaagacagacaaacggattaagtcgattacatcgaccccagtgcgtaactggtccttaatttatcgacgccgcaaggatgaaaggcaaagtcgacctcggcggaatttgaacttccaacgtaacggcagacgaaataccgctatgcactTAGTCCGGCATATTAAAgattctctactactactactactactactactactactactactactactacttcggaAAAACTTGGTCAATCGCATTGTACTTACGTAAGGCGACGTGCTGGAAgcatcgttagcatgtcggacaaaatgttgaATGGCCTTATATTCCGGCACATTATCTTCTGAGCTGAATGTCCCGTCGGGTCAGCTTTGGTTTTTACCATTTTGTGATGAATAAAATACCAGAGAATTGCTTTCCAATGGTGTAGTCGCTTTGTCCCCTGTCTCCTCAAAATCGCTGCTGGCCCTCAACCCTGTCACGAACCGGTGACTCGTTAAGGGCAAATGTTGTGATCTTATTTGCCAAGCTAAACGACTTGATGGCTTCTAGGTCtgaatcagaaaatataaattacattcaGCACATTTTTATATCACCATGTGTTTTCAAACTCACCAACTCTCGTTActtttagtattaataataatatgtaacttTTAGTAATGTTTCCATTGTAAACACGCGTCACGTTGTGAAGAAATTCGGGGGAAAAGGATTATTTTTCTGTAATGCTGAAGCATGAACTTTAAAATGAAATTCAGTTATAATTGAAATTATCCAGGAAAATTACACATCTTAAAGTCATCCTGCATCAgtgacatacaggcacacacacacacacgaacacacacacacaaacacacacaccacacacacacagatacagaagcAGAGGTACTTGATGCGATTCTGTGAGCTTACACACGTCTGTGAGCGGGCAGCgattcaagggaaataactcatgcAGAGGGTAATTATCGTTCATTCGTTACCTGCCCTTTGCTGTTTATTTGGTCGTATTTTAccttattttaagaaaaaaagtaattaaaataaaggTTTCAAAATATATCTAAAGATATGTAGACTTTCTTTTAAAATGTGTGTTTTGGAATAAAGAAATCGCGTCATGTAATTCCACACCATTTTACGCCATTCTATAAAATGCTTATTTGTGTCCCATGCAATGTTGTCTAGAGTGATCTGTTTTGGATGCTCAAaggcatctatgtgtgtatgtatgtgtgtgtatgtatgcgtgtatatgtatgtatgtatgtgtgtgttggtgtatgtatgtgtgtatgtatgtgtgtgcgtgcgtgtgtatgtatgtatgggtgtatgcgcgtgtgcttgtatgtatgtatgtatgtatgtatgtatgtatgtatgtatgtatgtatgtatgtaagtgtgtatgtgtgcgtgtgtttgtatgtatgtgtgtgcgtgcgtatgtatgtatgtgagtgtgtgcgtgtgcttgtatgtatttatgtatgtgtgtgtgtgcgtttgtttgtatctatgtatgtatgtatgtgtgtgtatgtatgtatgtatgtatgtatgtatgtatgtgagtgtgtgtgtatgtatgtatgtgtgtgtgtttatgtatgtatgtatatgtgtgtgtgcgtgtgtatgtatgtatatatatatgtgtgtgcgcgtgtttgtatgtatgtatgtatgtgggagcgtgtgtttgtatgtatgtatgtgtgtgtatgtatgtgagtgtgtatgtatgtgtgtgtatatgtatgtatgtatgtgtgcgtgtgtatgtatgtatgtacgtgtgtgtgtgtgtgtgtgcgtgtgtttgtatgtatgtacgtttgtatgtatgtgtgcatgtgtgcgtgtgtttgtatgtatgtatgtatgtatgtgtgtgtatgtatttgtgtgtatgtatgtatatgtgtgtgtatgtgtggtgtatgtgcatgtcagtctgtctgtatgtatgtatgtgtgtgtgtatgtgtgtatttgtgtatgtatgtattgtatgtatgtgtgcgtatgcgtggtgtatgtatgtatgtgtgtgtgtgtgtgtatgtatgtatgtgtgtatgtatgtatgcatgtatgtgtgtatgtatgtatatatgtatgtatgtatgtatgtatgtatgtatgtatgtaagtatgtgtgtatgtatgtatgtctcgtgtggtcggcgactaaactggcaatccCATCGTTCTTGCTTGGTGGggagggtgattgttggacacaCTGCAGAACaggtcaaatcatcatcatcatcatcatcattatcatcatcattattattattattattattattattattattattattattattattattattattggtttataTCTTTTATGCTGTTTGGTGTTTCTCTTCTCGGGTCAACCGTGATTGAATACCTATATTCGAAGGCAATCTATCCGTGAACTTACCTTATATTTGCCCTTGTGGAGGTCCAACATGTCCGTTTCTATTATTAGAATCCGTGTTTTGAGAGGATTTTGGATCCTAGTTTACGGGATCCAGCGACGTAAAATCCCTCTCGTTGACATCGTCTCTCGTTCCGTTTATTAACCAATATACTGAAAAAAGTTCCCAGCTTTTCATAATTTCTGTAGTTTCGACAAGCGGCTTCTTATGTGTTCCAATAAACTGATGACAGAAACACCCTAAATATTACAATACAGGTTTGAAAATAtccttttccactctaggcacaaggcccgatatttttAGGGAggcgggggcagtcgattagatcgactcctgtacgcaactggtacttaatttattgactccgaaaggatgaaaggcaaagtcgacttcgtaatttgaactcagaacgtaaagacaaatgaaatacttatttctttactacccacaaggggctaaacaaagagaggacaaacaaggacagacaaacggattaagtcgattatatcgaccccagtgcataactggtacttcatttatcgaccccgaaaggatgaacggcaaattcgacctcggcggaatttgaactcagaacgtaaccgcagacgaaataccactaagcatttctcccggtgtgctaacggttctgtcggCTCGCCGCCTTCAGGTTTGAAAATACTGAAATTGTAAACTATTTGTAGTAAATTGATAGGTAAGATcaggaaaataaaagacaaaaagaaagagactaagagaaaagtAATAGTTCAAGGGAAACAACTcatgcagcaaaaataaataattacatagttGTTaactaagggaagtaactattgTATTTACGAATCACACGTGATGAAACTTGTCGATTTCGATTGATATTCGATTGTCGGTTGAAACAATGATTAAATTGGGAACAAGGAAGCCGTTACGCGGTTCTTCCTCTGctcgaaataacagccaaaatacGGCAATTCAAAACGCATCCCCTTTCTTGCAGATGAGGGAGGaatctaaattaaaaaagaaattaaaaaatgaaaaaaaaaattatcataaaaacaaaaaaaacaactttacgGAAACTGTTTTTGGTGAATtacatttg is part of the Octopus sinensis linkage group LG8, ASM634580v1, whole genome shotgun sequence genome and harbors:
- the LOC115215125 gene encoding cyclin-T1-like; protein product: MANTENSLQVEIADNQQTNETPMNDLPESSNGNAPRKTDWIFSEEQIVEIFKRKYQPDNFTYENELLYRQKTGMFMLYINQRLMLSEYILNIAVVYMHRFYMYNSFHQFSYKLMGPVCLFFAAKFDDKLLAVEQVIVESQTYFQQYLHLEKNKTTINRIAKDFFLYEEALLVCLNFDFRITLPQSHIIKVCNIIKLEGKLVKIINQFATCCLILTKFSLKYTAKTIASICIHLFIEWGNWKIPLSSQQNPWHFYMDTSLNEQLLDELVVDFLEVLHNTDTDFKKQFPFLNKSVSPSNTDNALKTD